Proteins encoded within one genomic window of Cellulomonas xiejunii:
- a CDS encoding DUF6458 family protein: MGIGTGIALLVIGAILSFGISDRLEGIDLTVIGYICMGAGVLGLILAIALNAQRTNTTHRQVIEHREEPPLPPTA, translated from the coding sequence ATGGGTATCGGTACCGGCATCGCACTCCTGGTGATCGGGGCGATCCTCTCGTTCGGCATCTCCGACCGGCTCGAGGGCATCGACCTGACGGTCATCGGCTACATCTGCATGGGAGCCGGCGTCCTGGGCCTGATCCTGGCGATCGCGCTCAACGCCCAGCGCACCAACACCACGCACCGCCAGGTGATCGAGCACCGCGAGGAGCCGCCGCTCCCCCCGACGGCCTGA
- a CDS encoding lytic polysaccharide monooxygenase, producing MPRPRSTRRTLGGVAATALVATALVAIPTAAQAHGGLTNPPTRTWVCYQDGLAGGQAAGEAGNMRPTNAACKNAFADNSYGFYNWFGDLLGTINGRHETIADGKLCGPDSKFAAFNTPSSAWPTTKVTPGQTMTFEYAAVARHPGYFTTWITKDGWNQNEAIGWDDLEAAPFDRVLNPPLREGGVAGPEYWWNVKLPSNKSGKHVLFNIWERTDSPESFYNCVDVDFGGGGGVTPTPTPSVTPTVTPTPTQTPTPTPSVTPTQTPTPTPTPTPTPTPTPTPTVPDDSVCEVEIDTSSSWPGGFQGNVTVFNATMEPVNGWEVSWKFANGEQVQQSWSSVTTQSGSTVTAKNAAWNPTIAHHNAVTFGFIGAGTPAPVTAATLNGNPCIVR from the coding sequence ATGCCTCGACCGAGATCCACCCGCCGCACACTGGGCGGTGTCGCCGCCACAGCGCTGGTCGCGACCGCCCTCGTCGCCATTCCGACCGCCGCGCAGGCGCACGGTGGCCTCACCAACCCGCCGACCCGCACGTGGGTCTGCTACCAGGACGGGCTCGCAGGCGGCCAGGCAGCCGGCGAGGCCGGCAACATGCGGCCGACCAACGCGGCCTGCAAGAACGCCTTCGCCGACAACAGCTACGGCTTCTACAACTGGTTCGGCGACCTGCTCGGCACCATCAACGGCCGCCACGAGACGATCGCTGACGGCAAGCTCTGCGGTCCGGACTCCAAGTTCGCCGCCTTCAACACGCCGTCCTCCGCGTGGCCGACCACCAAGGTCACCCCCGGTCAGACGATGACGTTCGAGTACGCCGCGGTCGCACGTCACCCCGGGTACTTCACGACGTGGATCACGAAGGACGGCTGGAACCAGAACGAGGCGATCGGCTGGGACGACCTCGAGGCCGCGCCGTTCGACCGCGTCCTGAATCCGCCGCTGCGTGAGGGCGGCGTCGCCGGGCCCGAGTACTGGTGGAACGTGAAGCTGCCGTCGAACAAGAGCGGCAAGCACGTCCTGTTCAACATCTGGGAGCGCACGGACAGCCCGGAGTCGTTCTACAACTGCGTGGACGTGGACTTCGGTGGTGGCGGCGGCGTGACGCCGACCCCGACGCCGTCGGTCACGCCGACGGTCACGCCGACGCCGACGCAGACCCCGACGCCGACGCCGTCGGTCACGCCGACGCAGACCCCGACGCCGACGCCCACCCCGACGCCGACCCCGACCCCGACCCCGACCCCGACCGTGCCGGACGACTCGGTGTGCGAGGTCGAGATCGACACGTCGAGCTCGTGGCCCGGCGGGTTCCAGGGCAACGTCACCGTCTTCAACGCGACGATGGAGCCCGTGAACGGCTGGGAGGTCAGCTGGAAGTTCGCGAACGGCGAGCAGGTCCAGCAGTCGTGGAGCAGCGTGACGACGCAGTCCGGCTCGACGGTCACCGCGAAGAACGCGGCGTGGAACCCCACGATCGCGCACCACAACGCCGTGACGTTCGGCTTCATCGGCGCGGGCACGCCGGCGCCGGTGACCGCGGCGACGCTCAACGGCAACCCCTGCATCGTCCGCTGA
- a CDS encoding NAD(P)-dependent oxidoreductase: MTARVAVLGLGAMGLPMATALAGPFDVVGFDVAPERVALAVEAGATGATSVADACRGTDVAVVGVRDGAQLDALVLGEGGVADSLPAGAVVVVTSTVGEAAVRAVADALAARGIRCVDAPVSGGPVRAGTGDLLIMVGADDEALAAARPVLDALSSSLTVVGGIGAGQQLKTVNQLLCGIHTAAASEALALAHRLGLDLDACIEVLSQGAAASFMFADRGPRIAAQLRGETPPLRSRLDVIGKDMGIVGDLARQLKVATPVAAAAEQLYRTVAAAGLDASDDSVVATMLAKEPTW; the protein is encoded by the coding sequence GTGACCGCGCGCGTCGCGGTCCTGGGCCTGGGTGCCATGGGCCTGCCCATGGCGACAGCGCTCGCCGGGCCGTTCGACGTCGTCGGGTTCGACGTCGCGCCCGAGCGCGTCGCGCTGGCCGTGGAGGCCGGGGCCACGGGCGCGACGAGCGTCGCCGACGCGTGCCGCGGCACCGACGTCGCGGTCGTGGGGGTGCGGGACGGTGCCCAGCTCGACGCGCTGGTCCTGGGGGAGGGCGGCGTCGCCGACTCGCTGCCCGCCGGCGCCGTGGTCGTCGTGACCTCGACCGTCGGCGAGGCGGCCGTGCGTGCCGTTGCCGACGCCCTGGCCGCCCGCGGCATCCGCTGCGTCGACGCGCCCGTCTCGGGGGGTCCCGTGCGCGCCGGCACCGGTGACCTGCTCATCATGGTCGGCGCGGACGACGAGGCGCTCGCCGCCGCCCGCCCGGTGCTCGACGCCCTGTCGTCGTCCCTCACCGTCGTCGGTGGCATCGGCGCAGGTCAGCAGCTCAAGACCGTCAACCAGCTGCTGTGCGGCATCCACACCGCGGCGGCGTCCGAGGCGCTCGCGCTCGCCCACCGCCTGGGGCTGGACCTCGACGCGTGCATCGAGGTGCTCTCGCAGGGTGCGGCCGCGTCGTTCATGTTCGCCGACCGCGGCCCGCGCATCGCCGCCCAGCTGCGCGGCGAGACCCCGCCGCTGCGCTCACGCCTCGACGTCATCGGCAAGGACATGGGGATCGTGGGCGACCTGGCCCGGCAGCTGAAGGTCGCGACGCCCGTCGCCGCCGCGGCGGAGCAGCTGTACCGGACCGTGGCCGCCGCGGGCCTCGACGCGTCCGACGACTCGGTGGTCGCGACGATGCTCGCGAAGGAGCCGACGTGGTGA
- a CDS encoding LacI family DNA-binding transcriptional regulator, which produces MPAAARRPTLTAVAERAGVSIATASKVLNRHDVAPATRERVEAAVAELGYRTPGARNIEVRPTVEFLVDKLDSPYAMEVLRGVTLAAEEADVDVTVSRLRRGGGDRPEAASTWTRRLVAARRTGAIVVTGQVTGTTYASIARARLPVVVVDPLHLTTPELVSVGSTSWTGGRTATEHLLGLGHTRIAMIGGPEASISAVARVDGYRSACQRAGVAVDPALVRHVAFDHDAALQAADALLRLDDPPTALVASSDAQAFGVLEAARLLGLVVPRDLSVVGYDDTYVAAWANPPLTTVRQPLQDMGRVALRTVVAMADGRLPDAHHIELATSLVVRCSTAPPAR; this is translated from the coding sequence ATGCCTGCTGCCGCGCGTCGTCCGACGCTCACGGCCGTCGCCGAGCGCGCCGGCGTGTCGATCGCCACGGCGTCGAAGGTCCTCAACCGGCACGACGTCGCACCCGCCACCCGCGAGCGCGTCGAGGCTGCCGTCGCCGAGCTCGGGTACCGCACCCCGGGCGCCCGCAACATCGAGGTGCGCCCCACGGTCGAGTTCCTGGTCGACAAGCTCGACAGCCCGTACGCCATGGAGGTCCTGCGCGGCGTCACCCTCGCCGCCGAGGAGGCGGACGTCGACGTCACGGTCTCCCGCCTGCGCCGCGGCGGCGGCGACCGGCCCGAGGCGGCGTCCACGTGGACGCGGCGCCTGGTGGCGGCGCGACGCACCGGAGCGATCGTCGTCACCGGGCAGGTCACCGGCACGACGTACGCGAGCATCGCCCGCGCACGCCTGCCCGTCGTGGTCGTCGACCCGTTGCACCTGACCACCCCCGAGCTCGTCTCCGTCGGGTCGACCAGCTGGACCGGTGGACGCACCGCCACCGAGCACCTGCTCGGGCTGGGACACACGCGCATCGCGATGATCGGTGGCCCGGAGGCGTCCATCAGCGCCGTCGCGCGCGTCGACGGCTACCGCTCGGCGTGCCAGCGCGCGGGCGTGGCCGTCGACCCCGCGCTGGTCCGGCACGTCGCGTTCGACCACGACGCCGCGCTGCAGGCCGCCGACGCTCTGCTGCGCCTCGACGACCCACCCACCGCGCTCGTCGCCAGCAGCGACGCGCAGGCGTTCGGCGTGCTCGAGGCCGCGCGCCTGCTCGGCCTGGTCGTCCCTCGCGACCTGTCGGTCGTCGGGTACGACGACACGTACGTCGCGGCCTGGGCCAACCCCCCGCTCACGACCGTCCGCCAGCCGCTGCAGGACATGGGACGCGTGGCGCTGCGCACCGTCGTGGCCATGGCCGACGGGCGCCTGCCCGACGCGCACCACATCGAGCTCGCGACGTCGCTCGTCGTGCGCTGCTCGACCGCCCCTCCCGCCCGCTGA
- a CDS encoding alpha/beta hydrolase-fold protein produces the protein MGATRIRVGTAVCLLGAVTLVAGACTTGTPEETASASAPSASPPAASGTSTPAASPSLETLQQDVLPLFEERSFDEPEADLPVGYNLFLPEGFDSEQSYPMVLFVSDSTRVGDAVPAPSTQYGALVWASPQVQAEQPMIVVVPQYPDLVVADLEGRGTTDYVDLTARLVRAVQEDLQVDKDRTYATGQGLGAATVLQLAAQEPELFSAELLVGGQGGTPDAGGLAEQTFVSVATDGDDGAQDQLRSALDAAGETYGTASWDATWPSDRLAQAATELLTGDDDAYLVTIEGTPTATATAGVDARPAFQQVYEIGPLRDWLLAQD, from the coding sequence ATGGGGGCGACGAGGATCAGGGTGGGCACCGCCGTGTGCCTGCTGGGTGCGGTGACGCTGGTCGCCGGTGCGTGCACCACGGGCACGCCGGAGGAGACGGCCTCGGCGAGCGCGCCGAGCGCGAGTCCCCCGGCCGCGAGCGGCACCAGCACCCCCGCCGCGAGCCCGTCGCTGGAGACCCTGCAGCAGGACGTGCTGCCCCTGTTCGAGGAGCGCTCGTTCGACGAGCCGGAGGCCGACCTGCCCGTCGGCTACAACCTGTTCCTGCCCGAGGGGTTCGACTCCGAGCAGTCGTACCCGATGGTGCTCTTCGTCTCCGACTCGACGCGTGTGGGCGACGCGGTGCCCGCCCCGTCCACGCAGTACGGCGCCCTCGTCTGGGCGAGCCCGCAGGTGCAGGCCGAGCAGCCGATGATCGTCGTCGTCCCGCAGTACCCGGACCTCGTCGTCGCCGACCTCGAGGGCCGCGGCACGACCGACTACGTCGACCTGACGGCACGGCTCGTCCGCGCCGTGCAGGAGGACCTCCAGGTGGACAAGGACCGCACCTACGCCACCGGGCAGGGGCTCGGCGCCGCGACGGTCCTGCAGCTCGCCGCCCAGGAGCCGGAGCTGTTCTCCGCCGAGCTGCTGGTCGGCGGCCAGGGCGGCACCCCGGACGCCGGGGGGCTCGCCGAGCAGACCTTCGTGTCGGTCGCGACGGACGGCGACGACGGGGCGCAGGACCAGCTCCGCTCGGCGCTGGACGCGGCCGGCGAGACCTACGGGACGGCGTCCTGGGACGCGACCTGGCCGTCCGACCGTCTGGCCCAGGCCGCGACCGAGCTGCTCACCGGCGACGACGACGCGTACCTCGTGACGATCGAGGGCACCCCGACCGCGACCGCGACGGCCGGCGTCGACGCCCGGCCCGCGTTCCAGCAGGTCTACGAGATCGGCCCGCTGCGCGACTGGCTGCTCGCGCAGGACTGA
- a CDS encoding sugar phosphate isomerase/epimerase family protein — MSTPDTRPTSEQWPIAVAMLPFPASQDAPADTWVDHLAEVAFEGFTEVDLTDCWIRPGDLTPARIEELREALATVGLDPVALSAIRRSVIDPEMGDDNLAYSHRTIDAAAALGTKIVSFGLHRPLLPAQRQAFWFWTEEGPVDATDADTWALAVTRLRELGRHAAEVGVELSLEMYEDTLLGTAESSVRLVHDIGQDNVGLNPDLGNLVRLHRPIEDFQAAVEACLPVSNYWHVKSYFRDEDRAAGTYVAMPAPMEMGSVSYRKAIRTAVEAGFTGPFCVEHYGGDGLSVSARNARYIRRMLAVATGEARESVLRAAEAAR, encoded by the coding sequence ATGAGCACGCCCGACACTCGCCCCACCTCCGAGCAGTGGCCCATCGCCGTCGCGATGCTCCCGTTCCCCGCGTCCCAGGACGCGCCGGCGGACACCTGGGTCGACCACCTCGCCGAGGTCGCGTTCGAGGGGTTCACCGAGGTCGACCTCACGGACTGCTGGATCCGACCGGGTGACCTGACCCCGGCGCGCATCGAGGAGCTCCGGGAGGCCCTGGCCACCGTCGGGCTGGACCCCGTCGCCCTGTCGGCGATCCGCCGCTCGGTGATCGACCCTGAGATGGGTGACGACAACCTCGCCTACTCGCACCGCACGATCGACGCGGCCGCCGCGCTCGGCACGAAGATCGTCAGCTTCGGGCTGCACCGCCCGCTGCTGCCCGCGCAGCGCCAGGCATTCTGGTTCTGGACCGAGGAGGGCCCGGTCGACGCCACCGACGCCGACACCTGGGCGCTCGCGGTGACGCGGCTGCGCGAGCTGGGGCGGCACGCGGCCGAGGTCGGCGTCGAGCTGTCGCTCGAGATGTACGAGGACACGCTGCTGGGCACCGCCGAGTCCTCCGTCCGCCTGGTCCACGACATCGGCCAGGACAACGTCGGCCTCAACCCCGACCTGGGCAATCTGGTGCGCCTGCACCGGCCGATCGAGGACTTCCAGGCCGCCGTCGAGGCGTGCCTGCCGGTGTCGAACTACTGGCACGTCAAGAGTTACTTCCGCGACGAGGACCGCGCCGCCGGCACCTACGTCGCCATGCCCGCCCCGATGGAGATGGGGTCGGTCAGCTACCGCAAGGCCATCCGCACGGCCGTCGAGGCCGGCTTCACCGGGCCGTTCTGCGTCGAGCACTACGGCGGCGACGGGCTGTCGGTCTCCGCGCGCAACGCGCGGTACATCCGCCGCATGCTCGCGGTGGCCACCGGTGAGGCCCGCGAGAGCGTCCTGCGGGCCGCCGAGGCCGCCCGGTGA
- a CDS encoding ribose-5-phosphate isomerase, producing MSVARIVVGADEAGLTYKDALADLLRADPRVEVVEDVGVHADDDTAYPHVAVAAARKVAEGGADRALLVCGTGLGMAIAANKVPGVRAVTAHDTFSVQRSVLSNDAQVLCLGQRVIGLEVAKGLVREWLDHEFDTTSASAAKVDVIRGYEAEGSC from the coding sequence ATGAGCGTCGCGAGGATCGTGGTCGGTGCCGACGAGGCTGGCCTGACGTACAAGGACGCCCTGGCCGACCTGCTGCGTGCCGACCCGCGCGTCGAGGTCGTCGAGGACGTCGGCGTGCACGCCGACGACGACACCGCGTACCCGCACGTCGCCGTCGCGGCCGCGCGCAAGGTCGCCGAGGGCGGCGCCGACCGCGCGCTGCTGGTGTGCGGGACGGGCCTGGGCATGGCGATCGCCGCCAACAAGGTGCCCGGCGTGCGTGCCGTGACCGCGCACGACACCTTCTCGGTGCAGCGCTCGGTGCTGTCGAACGACGCACAGGTGCTCTGCCTGGGGCAGCGCGTCATCGGCCTGGAGGTCGCGAAGGGGCTGGTCCGCGAGTGGCTGGACCACGAGTTCGACACGACGTCTGCGTCGGCCGCCAAGGTCGACGTGATCCGGGGGTACGAGGCCGAGGGGAGCTGCTGA
- a CDS encoding DMT family transporter — MSPTSLAWVVLVVSGMFEAVWATALGRSEGFTRLGPTVVFGLALLVSMGGLAYAMRELPTGTSYAVWVGIGASVTVAFAMATGAETASLVKILLILGIVACVVGLKLVH, encoded by the coding sequence GTGTCCCCAACGTCGCTCGCCTGGGTCGTGCTCGTCGTGTCCGGGATGTTCGAGGCCGTCTGGGCCACCGCGCTGGGCCGGTCCGAGGGGTTCACCCGGCTCGGCCCCACCGTCGTCTTCGGCCTCGCGCTGCTGGTCTCCATGGGCGGTCTGGCCTACGCGATGCGTGAGCTGCCCACCGGCACGTCGTACGCCGTGTGGGTCGGCATCGGCGCGTCCGTGACCGTCGCGTTCGCGATGGCGACGGGTGCCGAGACCGCGAGCCTGGTGAAGATCCTGCTCATCCTCGGGATCGTCGCGTGCGTGGTGGGGCTCAAGCTCGTCCACTGA
- a CDS encoding dihydroxyacetone kinase family protein, with the protein MVRPLADDPARFVEDAVEGFVDLYADQVRRVPGGVVRAVPAPRSQVAVVVGGGSGHYPAFYGVVGPGYAHGAVVGNVFTSPSTADVVSVGAAAAGDAGVVLLTGNYAGDVMNFTLGRDELRERGIACEYLVVTDDVASASVEEVHRRRGIAGDHVVFKVAGAAAAEGASFDEVVAAARHANDRTRTLGVAFDGCTLPGAEQPLFTVPEGTVGLGVGIHGEPGIGEMPACTASELAALLVERLLSEKPADAGPRVGVVLNGLGRTKYEELFVLWRAVRPLLDAAGLQAVQPDVGELVTSLDMSGCSLTLVWLDEDLERWWCAPAHTPAYRRGQVGAVAAPVTDAPGTDAADAPQPSGSTWAGSSDGDAAGSAARVVDATDASEAPVVVAALAQVHAVLTDLETELGRLDAVAGDGDHGRGMLRGSTAAAAAAAAAADAGHGAVACLRDAGRAWADQAGGTSGVLWGAGIGAVAHALAARPVADPSTRAATAVRAGVAAVVALGGAQPGDKTMVDAAEPFAAALEQAASAGQAPAAAWDTALQAARTAAQATADLRPRLGRARPLAERSVGTPDPGAVSFTAIVAAVRSTVVPEGEETP; encoded by the coding sequence GTGGTGAGGCCCCTGGCCGACGACCCGGCCCGGTTCGTCGAGGACGCGGTCGAGGGGTTCGTCGACCTGTACGCGGACCAGGTGCGGCGCGTGCCGGGCGGGGTCGTCCGGGCCGTGCCGGCGCCGCGGTCGCAGGTCGCGGTCGTCGTGGGCGGGGGCTCGGGTCACTACCCCGCCTTCTACGGGGTGGTCGGCCCGGGGTACGCGCACGGCGCGGTGGTGGGCAACGTGTTCACGTCGCCGTCCACCGCCGACGTGGTGTCCGTGGGTGCGGCGGCCGCCGGTGACGCGGGCGTCGTGCTGCTGACCGGCAACTACGCGGGCGACGTCATGAACTTCACGCTCGGGCGCGACGAGCTGCGCGAGCGCGGCATCGCGTGCGAGTACCTCGTCGTCACCGACGACGTCGCGTCCGCGTCCGTCGAGGAGGTGCACCGCCGCCGCGGCATCGCGGGGGACCACGTCGTGTTCAAGGTCGCCGGGGCCGCGGCTGCGGAGGGGGCGTCGTTCGACGAGGTCGTCGCCGCCGCCAGGCACGCCAACGACCGCACCCGCACGCTGGGCGTCGCGTTCGACGGCTGCACGCTGCCGGGTGCCGAGCAGCCGCTGTTCACCGTGCCTGAGGGCACGGTCGGGCTGGGCGTCGGCATCCACGGGGAGCCCGGGATCGGCGAGATGCCCGCCTGTACCGCGAGCGAGCTCGCCGCCCTCCTGGTCGAGCGGCTCCTGAGCGAGAAGCCCGCCGATGCGGGTCCGCGCGTGGGCGTCGTGCTCAACGGGCTCGGCCGCACCAAGTACGAGGAGCTGTTCGTCCTCTGGCGCGCCGTGCGCCCGCTGCTCGACGCGGCGGGACTGCAGGCCGTGCAGCCCGACGTCGGTGAGCTCGTCACGAGCCTCGACATGTCGGGCTGCTCGCTGACGCTCGTGTGGCTCGACGAGGACCTCGAGCGGTGGTGGTGCGCACCGGCGCACACGCCCGCGTACCGGCGCGGTCAGGTGGGAGCGGTCGCTGCGCCTGTCACGGACGCGCCGGGCACGGACGCGGCGGACGCGCCGCAGCCGTCGGGCTCGACGTGGGCGGGCTCGTCGGACGGCGACGCCGCCGGCAGCGCCGCCCGCGTCGTCGACGCGACCGACGCCTCCGAGGCGCCCGTCGTCGTGGCCGCGCTCGCCCAGGTGCACGCGGTCCTGACGGACCTGGAGACCGAGCTCGGACGGCTCGACGCGGTCGCGGGCGACGGCGACCACGGCCGCGGCATGCTGCGCGGGTCCACGGCCGCCGCGGCGGCCGCTGCCGCAGCAGCCGACGCCGGTCACGGCGCGGTCGCGTGCCTGCGGGACGCGGGCCGTGCCTGGGCCGACCAGGCCGGTGGCACGTCCGGCGTGCTGTGGGGTGCGGGCATCGGCGCAGTCGCGCACGCCCTGGCCGCGCGTCCCGTCGCGGACCCCTCGACGCGGGCCGCGACGGCCGTCCGCGCGGGCGTCGCCGCCGTCGTCGCGCTGGGCGGGGCCCAGCCGGGCGACAAGACCATGGTCGACGCGGCCGAGCCGTTCGCGGCGGCCCTCGAGCAGGCGGCGTCCGCCGGGCAGGCGCCCGCGGCCGCGTGGGACACCGCGCTGCAGGCGGCACGCACGGCGGCGCAGGCGACCGCGGACCTGCGCCCGCGTCTGGGGCGCGCACGTCCGCTCGCCGAGCGCAGCGTGGGCACACCCGACCCCGGAGCCGTGTCGTTCACCGCGATCGTCGCGGCCGTCCGGTCTACCGTCGTACCCGAGGGGGAGGAGACCCCATGA
- a CDS encoding S1 family peptidase — MDQDEAREAKAHALEVARTLSEAVLRPSTTTASVVPLSVGLAPCHDGSYGIALRYRLGLPEVRSIARQVAAQIGEVGKVVDLRRTGRIRALTGGVTPGTDVGTEGAAVPGPRPPVVTAQALGETGRVRPLRPGVSIAHVDVTAGTLGAFVLAGGAVHALSNHHVLVGSPSGRRGDDILQPGPADGGRTPGDRVGTLAAFVPLESGRTARVDAALALLDDQDVDATYPVGRVTTTARARGGELVGKIGRTTSVTTGRVTAIELDDVVVGYGEELGNLRFDDQVEIEGISTAPFSRGGDSGSLVYREDGVALGLLFAGSEVGGDNGRGLTYVNPIDAVLGALDATLLA; from the coding sequence ATGGACCAGGACGAGGCTCGCGAGGCCAAGGCCCACGCACTGGAGGTGGCACGCACGCTCTCCGAGGCCGTGCTGCGGCCGTCCACCACGACGGCGAGCGTCGTCCCGCTGTCCGTGGGGCTCGCGCCGTGCCACGACGGGAGCTACGGCATCGCCCTGCGCTACCGCCTCGGCCTGCCGGAGGTCCGCTCGATCGCACGCCAGGTCGCCGCGCAGATCGGCGAGGTCGGCAAGGTCGTCGACCTGCGCCGCACGGGCCGCATCCGCGCCCTCACCGGCGGTGTCACGCCCGGGACGGACGTGGGCACCGAGGGAGCAGCGGTCCCGGGGCCGCGCCCCCCGGTGGTCACCGCCCAGGCGCTGGGCGAGACGGGCCGGGTGCGCCCGCTGCGGCCCGGGGTGTCCATCGCGCACGTCGACGTGACGGCGGGCACGCTCGGTGCGTTCGTGCTGGCGGGCGGCGCGGTGCACGCGCTGTCGAACCACCACGTGCTGGTCGGCTCCCCGTCGGGCCGTCGCGGCGACGACATCCTGCAGCCCGGCCCGGCCGACGGCGGACGCACCCCCGGGGACCGTGTCGGCACGCTCGCCGCCTTCGTCCCGCTCGAGTCCGGCCGCACGGCGAGGGTCGACGCGGCGCTCGCCCTGCTGGACGACCAGGACGTCGACGCGACGTACCCGGTGGGCCGCGTGACGACCACGGCCCGCGCCCGGGGTGGTGAGCTCGTCGGCAAGATCGGGCGCACGACGTCCGTCACGACGGGCCGCGTCACCGCGATCGAGCTGGACGACGTCGTCGTGGGCTACGGCGAGGAGCTCGGCAACCTGCGGTTCGACGACCAGGTCGAGATCGAGGGGATCAGCACCGCGCCCTTCTCCCGCGGTGGCGACTCCGGGTCGCTGGTCTACCGCGAGGACGGGGTGGCCCTGGGACTGCTCTTTGCCGGGTCGGAGGTCGGGGGGGACAATGGCCGTGGGCTGACGTACGTCAACCCCATCGATGCCGTCCTCGGGGCGCTCGACGCGACGCTGCTCGCCTGA
- a CDS encoding NUDIX domain-containing protein, translating to MAWQTVSSRVAYENPWITVREDDVLAPDGRSGVYGVVEVRPSVFVVALTDDDEVVLVTTDRYTIGPGSVEVPAGGTDGQDPLVAARRELAEETGLTAREWTRVGVLDALNGVARAVEHVFVARGLAPVTDAAGTAQEQAAEGITAVRTVPFVDVLAMVRTGEIRDGETVAALALAALHLGRLV from the coding sequence ATGGCCTGGCAGACCGTGAGCTCGCGCGTCGCGTACGAGAACCCCTGGATCACGGTGCGGGAGGACGACGTCCTCGCGCCCGACGGGCGGTCGGGCGTCTACGGCGTCGTCGAGGTGCGCCCGTCCGTGTTCGTCGTGGCGTTGACGGACGACGACGAGGTCGTGCTCGTGACGACCGACCGCTACACCATCGGGCCGGGCTCCGTGGAGGTCCCCGCCGGTGGCACCGACGGCCAGGACCCGCTGGTCGCCGCGCGCCGCGAGCTGGCGGAGGAGACCGGGCTGACCGCCCGGGAGTGGACGCGCGTCGGGGTCCTCGACGCGCTCAACGGCGTCGCGCGCGCCGTGGAGCACGTGTTCGTCGCCCGCGGCCTGGCACCGGTCACGGATGCGGCCGGGACGGCTCAGGAGCAGGCCGCCGAGGGCATCACCGCGGTCCGCACCGTCCCGTTCGTCGACGTCCTCGCGATGGTCCGCACGGGCGAGATCCGCGACGGCGAGACCGTCGCGGCGCTCGCCCTCGCGGCCCTGCACCTGGGGCGCCTGGTCTGA